A window of the Henckelia pumila isolate YLH828 chromosome 3, ASM3356847v2, whole genome shotgun sequence genome harbors these coding sequences:
- the LOC140886389 gene encoding serine/threonine-protein kinase BSK5-like, which yields MGASCSKFPFCWWHSRRKPSVLQSSDQRKYWVPSFREFSWEELKAATNGFSPENIVSEPGEKAPNVVYKGLLEDKRWIAVKRFSKSAWPDSRQFLDEAKAVGNLRSEGLANLIGCCIEGEERLLVAEFMPNDTLARHLFHWEKQPMKWVMRLRVALYLAQALEYCSSRGRALYHDLNAYRVLFDQDGNPRLSSFGLMKNSRDGKSYSTNLAFTPPEYLRIGKVTSESVVFSFGTMLIDLLSGKHIPPIHALDLIREKNFLMLMDSCLEGHISTHEGTELVRLATRCLQYEAQERPSPKFLVTSLLSLQKEIEVPSYILLGVRQGNTISTQSVLLTPMGEACLRMDLTAIHEILNKAGYKDDEGVADELSFQIWTVQMQETLDAKQLGDSAFRAKDFTTAIACYTQFIDGGTMVLPTVYCRRCLSYLMSEMPSEALGDAMQALVMSPDWPTALYLQAVSLFTLGMETDAQESLKEATDMEVQRK from the exons ATGGGTGCAAGCTGCTCAAAGTTTCCCTTCTGCTGGTGGCATTCTCGCCGCAAGCCCTCTGTTCTTCAATCCTCCGATCAGA GGAAATATTGGGTGCCGAGCTTCAGAGAGTTCAGTTGGGAGGAGCTGAAAGCTGCAACAAATGGGTTTTCTCCGGAAAACATTGTTTCAGAGCCTGGAGAGAAGGCTCCGAATGTAGTTTACAAAGGCTTGCTTGAAGATAAGCGCTGGATTGCTGTTAAGCGCTTTAGCAAGTCTGCTTGGCCTGATTCTCGCCAATTCCTT GATGAAGCTAAAGCAGTGGGAAATCTAAGAAGTGAGGGATTGGCAAATCTTATTGGATGTTGCATTGAAGGCGAGGAGAGACTGCTGGTGGCAGAGTTCATGCCTAATGACACTCTTGCTAGGCATTTATTTCACT GGGAGAAGCAGCCGATGAAATGGGTAATGAGATTGAGGGTGGCCTTGTATTTGGCACAAGCTCTAGAGTACTGCAGTAGCAGAGGAAGAGCGTTGTATCACGATCTAAATGCTTATAGAGTCTTGTTTGATCAG GATGGGAATCCCAGGCTATCTAGCTTTGGCCTAATGAAGAACAGTAGAGATGGCAAAAGTTACAGTACAAACTTAGCTTTCACTCCGCCGGAATACTTGAGAATCG GAAAAGTGACTTCAGAGAGTGTAGTTTTCAGCTTTGGAACCATGCTGATCGATCTTCTAAGTGGGAAGCACATACCTCCAATCCAT GCGCTGGATCTCATTCGGGAAAAGAACTTTCTGATGCTCATGGATTCATGTTTGGAGGGTCACATTTCTACTCATGAGGGGACTGAGTTGGTACGGTTGGCCACTCGTTGTTTGCAGTATGAAGCACAAGAACGACCGAGTCCCAAGTTTCTCGTCACTTCTCTGTTGTCTCTTCAGAAAGAAATTGAG GTTCCTTCTTACATCTTGCTCGGTGTTCGACAAGGGAACACCATATCTACTCAATCAGTGCTGTTGACTCCCATGGGTGAAGCATGCTTGAGAATGGACCTCACAGCCATACATGAAATACTAAATAAAGCTGGGTACAAAGATGACGAAGGAGTTGCCGATGAG CTTTCTTTTCAAATTTGGACAGTTCAAATGCAGGAGACATTGGATGCCAAGCAGCTGGGGGATTCTGCTTTTCGAGCCAAGGATTTCACTACTGCAATTGCTTGCTACACACAG TTCATTGATGGTGGGACGATGGTATTGCCGACTGTCTATTGTCGACGCTGCTTATCTTATTTGATGTCTGAGATGCCAAGTGAAGCTCTAGGAGATGCCATGCAAGCTTTGGTTATGTCTCCAGACTGGCCAACTGCACTTTACCTACAGGCAGTTTCACTCTTCACGCTCGGAATGGAAACCGATGCCCAAGAATCACTGAAAGAAGCAACAGACATGGAAGTCCAAAGAAAATGA
- the LOC140888225 gene encoding uncharacterized protein encodes MASASSMNLPMVLFFVTSLFIQITLAEVTCENLPANLCSFAIASLGRRCVLENYRNGEGNLDYTCKTSEVVVERLAGYIETDQCVSACGVDRGFVGISSDAFFMPEFIAKICSPACYQSCANIVDLYFNLAAGEGVFLPSLCEKQKSSHRAMMELISSSGGAALGPVAGEF; translated from the exons ATGGCTTCTGCTTCTTCAATGAATCTGCCGATGGTTCTCTTCTTCGTCACTTCTCTCTTCATCCAAATAACACTTG cGGAGGTTACCTGCGAGAATTTGCCGGCGAACCTTTGTTCCTTCGCCATTGCATCGTTGGGGAGGCGGTGCGTGTTAGAAAACTACAGGAATGGAGAAGGGAATCTCGATTACACGTGTAAGACGTCGGAGGTGGTGGTGGAGAGATTGGCCGGTTATATCGAGACCGATCAGTGCGTGAGCGCCTGCGGTGTTGACCGTGGATTCGTCGGAATATCCTCCGACGCCTTCTTCATGCCGGAATTCATTGCCAAAATCTGCTCTCCGGCTTGCTACCAGAGCTGTGCTAATATTGTGGACCTTTATTTTAATCTCGCCGCTGGTGAAG GGGTGTTTCTGCCATCTCTATGTGAGAAACAGAAGTCCAGTCACCGTGCCATGATGGAGCTTATTAGCAGCAGTGGTGGCGCCGCCCTTGGCCCGGTGGCAGGCGAGTTTTGA
- the LOC140887972 gene encoding fructose-1,6-bisphosphatase, chloroplastic-like, with the protein MAATAAAASSSHLLFSSSTPQSITRLSSLRTLSSCSKNVRSLFRRTPPPPPSVGGGAKCMSVTAEKETKKKSGYELYTLTSWLLKQEQAGAIDAELTIVLSSISMACKQIASLVQRASISNLTGVQGAVNVQGEDQKKLDVVSNEVFSNCLRSSGRTGIIASEEEDVPVAVEESYSGNYIVVFDPLDGSSNIDAAVSTGSIFGIYSPNDECLADIEDDATLDNVKQRCVVNVCQPGNNLLAAGYCMYSSSVIFVITLGNGVFAFTLDPMFGEFVLTQENIQIPKKGKIYAFNEGNYQLWDDKLKKYIDDLKDPGPSGKPYSARYIGSLVGDFHRTLLYGGIYGYPRDKKSKNGKLRLLYECAPMSFIVEQAGGKGSDGHHRVLDIQPTEIHQRVPLYIGSVEEVEKLEKYLA; encoded by the exons ATGGCCGCCACAGCAGCAGCAGCATCATCATCCCATCTTCTCTTCTCCAGTAGTACCCCACAGTCAATCACTCGTCTCTCCTCTCTCCGAACGCTCTCTTCATGCTCAAAAAACGTCAGAAGCCTCTTCCGGCGGACGCCCCCGCCGCCTCCGAGCGTCGGCGGCGGCGCGAAGTGCATGTCTGTGACGGCGGAGAAAGAGACGAAGAAGAAGAGTGGGTACGAGCTTTACACGCTGACTAGCTGGTTGTTGAAGCAAGAACAGGCGGGGGCCATCGATGCGGAGCTTACCATAGTTCTTTCGAGCATTTCCATGGCTTGCAAGCAAATAGCCTCACTTGTTCAGAGGGCCAGCATTTCTAATCTCACCGGTGTTCAGGGTGCCGTTAATGTTCAGGGAGAGGATCAGAAGAAGCTTGACGTTGTCTCCAATGAG GTGTTTTCGAATTGTTTGAGGTCAAGTGGGAGGACGGGGATAATTGCGTCGGAGGAAGAGGACGTGCCGGTGGCTGTGGAGGAGAGTTATTCCGGCAACTACATCGTCGTATTCGACCCTCTCGATGGATCGTCCAACATCGATGCAGCTGTGTCCACGGGATCCATTTTCGGGATCTACAGCCCCAATGATGAGTGCCTTGCAGATATTGAAGATGATGCAACG CTTGACAACGTGAAACAAAGATGTGTTGTGAACGTGTgccaacctggaaacaacctTCTTGCGGCAGGATACTGCATGTACTCGAGCTCGGTAATATTTGTGATCACCTTAGGCAATGGTGTGTTTGCCTTCACCTTGGATCCCATGTTTGGCGAATTCGTTCTCACCCAAGAAAACATCCAAATTCCGAAAAAGGGAAAGATCTATGCCTTCAACGAAGGGAACTACCAATTGTGGGACGATAAGTTGAAGAAATACATAGATGATCTGAAGGATCCTGGCCCCAGTGGGAAGCCTTATTCGGCTCGATACATCGGTAGTTTGGTTGGTGATTTCCACAGAACTCTGCTTTATGGTGGGATTTATGGTTATCCTAGAGATAAGAAGAGCAAAAATGGGAAGCTGAGGCTTTTGTATGAGTGTGCACCAATGAGCTTTATAGTGGAACAAGCTGGTGGGAAAGGTTCTGATGGACATCACAGAGTTCTTGATATTCAGCCAACAGAG ATACATCAGAGAGTTCCATTGTACATTGGAAGTGTGGAAGAAGTCGAGAAATTAGAGAAATATTTAGCTTAA
- the LOC140892781 gene encoding uncharacterized protein, with protein MSHVDLECGGGVASEEEEEEEEGSVCFSDAYSSTADGEASYDEILEAGALEARKASLMADSSDCSVDIDVESGEKRVNISRIERDCRICHLSLVSRSPGLGVAIELGCSCKDDLAAAHRHCAETWFKIKGNKTCEICNSIARNIVGPNDIEALQQQTGDNSAPATATSSAVPPLTSETRSCLNGHRFLNLLLACMVFAFVISWLFHFNIPS; from the exons ATGTCCCACGTAGATTTAGAATGTGGCGGAGGAGTGGCCAGTGAGGAGGAAGAGGAGGAGGAAGAGGGCAGCGTTTGCTTCTCCGACGCCTACTCCAGTACGGCTGATGGTGAGGCTTCttatgatgagattttggaAGCCGGGGCTTTGGAAGCTAGGAAAGCTTCATTAATGGCGGATTCTTCTGATTGTTCAGTTGACATTGATGTAGAAAGTGGTGAAAAAAGGGTGAATATAAGTAGAATCGAGAGGGATTGCAGGATTTGTCATCTGAGTTTGGTGAGCAGAAGCCCTGGTCTTGGTGTGGCTATCGAGTTGGGGTGTTCTTGTAAGGATGATTTGGCTGCTGCGCATAGGCATTGTGCTGAGACTTGGTTCAAGATCAAAGGAAACAA GACTTGTGAGATTTGTAATTCAATAGCAAGAAACATAGTCGGGCCTAATGATATCGAGGCTTTGCAACAACAAACAGGCGACAATAGCGCCCCTGCAACAGCTACTTCCTCAGCTGTGCCACCTCTCACCTCAGAAACTCGAAGCTGCCTGAATGGTCACCGGTTTTTGAATCTTCTTCTTGCTTGTATGGTATTTGCTTTTGTCATATCTTGGCTTTTCCACTTCAATATCCCATCATAA